A region of Polynucleobacter sp. JS-Mosq-20-D10 DNA encodes the following proteins:
- the trmL gene encoding tRNA (uridine(34)/cytosine(34)/5-carboxymethylaminomethyluridine(34)-2'-O)-methyltransferase TrmL, translating to MFNIVLFEPEIPPNTGNIIRLCANTGAKLHLIEPLGFPMEDAKLRRAGLDYHEFAKVKVHQNWAQFLVDEQPEPERIFALTTKGSGKFHDGTYLPGDYFVFGSETKGITEEVRSSIPRPNQMRLAMQDSSRSLNLSNTVAIVVYEAWRQNELLGGS from the coding sequence ATGTTTAATATCGTTTTATTCGAACCAGAAATTCCACCCAACACGGGCAACATTATTCGCCTGTGCGCAAACACGGGAGCAAAGCTGCATCTCATCGAGCCACTCGGCTTTCCGATGGAAGATGCCAAACTTCGCAGGGCTGGCCTGGATTATCACGAGTTCGCTAAAGTAAAAGTTCATCAAAACTGGGCGCAATTTCTGGTTGATGAACAGCCTGAGCCTGAGCGTATTTTTGCCTTGACCACCAAGGGATCCGGCAAATTTCATGATGGCACGTATTTGCCTGGGGATTATTTTGTTTTTGGTTCAGAAACCAAAGGTATCACCGAAGAAGTCAGAAGCTCAATTCCACGCCCGAACCAAATGCGCTTAGCAATGCAAGATAGCAGTCGTAGCTTGAATCTCTCGAATACGGTTGCGATTGTAGTTTATGAGGCTTGGCGTCAAAACGAATTACTTGGTGGAAGTTAA
- the gpmA gene encoding 2,3-diphosphoglycerate-dependent phosphoglycerate mutase — protein MKQLVLIRHGESAWNLENRFTGWADVDLTPKGTEQALTAGENLRKAGYEFDVAYTSVLRRAIRTLWHVQDTMDLMWLPVVHSWRLNERHYGALTGLNKAETAQKYGDAQVHIWRRSFDIRPPLLEKDDERNPQNDPRYAKLSNSDIPLGECLKDNIERVLPLWNESIAPALKAGKRVLIVAHGNSIRSLIKYLDQVSDKDIMEINVPNGIPLVYELDDNLKPIQHFYLD, from the coding sequence ATGAAACAACTTGTCCTTATTCGTCATGGCGAATCCGCTTGGAACCTTGAAAACCGATTTACTGGCTGGGCGGACGTTGACTTAACCCCCAAGGGCACTGAACAGGCCCTTACTGCAGGTGAAAACCTGCGTAAAGCTGGCTATGAATTTGATGTGGCCTACACCTCAGTACTCAGAAGAGCCATTCGTACCCTATGGCATGTTCAAGACACTATGGACCTCATGTGGTTGCCAGTGGTGCACAGCTGGAGACTGAACGAGCGTCACTATGGCGCCCTCACAGGTCTAAATAAAGCAGAAACTGCCCAAAAATACGGGGATGCCCAAGTTCATATTTGGCGTCGCTCCTTCGATATACGCCCACCGCTCCTAGAAAAAGATGATGAGCGTAATCCGCAAAATGATCCACGTTACGCAAAACTCAGCAATTCTGATATTCCCCTGGGGGAGTGCCTTAAAGACAATATCGAGCGTGTGCTACCCCTTTGGAATGAATCAATCGCCCCCGCCCTTAAAGCAGGTAAGCGTGTATTAATCGTCGCACACGGCAATAGCATCCGATCTTTAATTAAGTATCTCGACCAGGTTTCTGATAAAGACATCATGGAAATCAATGTCCCCAACGGCATCCCGCTTGTTTACGAGCTCGATGACAATCTCAAACCGATTCAGCATTTTTATTTGGATTAA
- the secB gene encoding protein-export chaperone SecB, protein MTEQTTSAPDAADNSKEPGFRIQRIYLKDLSLEQPHAPQILLVAAEPQVEVEIDVAVTRLGDEIFEVALLATVTSKVEAKVLFLVEAKQAGIFEFSNIPAEQIDPMLGITCPTILYPYLRSNIADTISRAGFQPIHLNEINFHGMYEHRLMQAAQATATESSAADESKIILPH, encoded by the coding sequence ATGACTGAACAAACTACTTCCGCTCCAGATGCAGCTGATAATTCAAAAGAGCCTGGTTTTCGTATTCAAAGAATCTATCTCAAGGATTTATCCCTAGAGCAACCGCATGCACCACAAATTTTATTAGTTGCAGCTGAGCCTCAAGTTGAGGTTGAGATTGATGTTGCGGTTACCCGCCTAGGTGATGAAATTTTTGAGGTTGCCTTGCTTGCAACAGTAACTTCCAAAGTAGAGGCTAAAGTGCTCTTCTTGGTTGAGGCAAAGCAAGCAGGTATTTTTGAATTTAGTAATATTCCTGCAGAGCAAATTGATCCAATGCTAGGTATTACTTGCCCAACAATTTTGTATCCTTATCTGCGCTCGAATATTGCTGACACTATTAGTCGTGCTGGTTTCCAGCCGATTCATTTGAATGAAATTAATTTCCACGGTATGTACGAGCATCGCCTGATGCAGGCAGCGCAAGCAACTGCAACGGAAAGTAGCGCAGCCGATGAAAGCAAAATCATCCTTCCTCACTAA
- a CDS encoding ComF family protein: MVQLESDQLSNYECCQQCGLALEVSELTKKCCRECITNPPYFDETHCLDRYEGRLQAALHLFKYQRRLAYAHGLTSAWNQLMSPSLNNLRADYLLPVPLSPEKLCSRGFNQSWELARRIDCDKRIHKNPHILKRYHHTQHQAKENRANRQIAIQDMFYINPQFQGQLESATVIVFDDVMTSGATLNEIARVLKDNGASHVTNWVLLRTLYPTSRN; the protein is encoded by the coding sequence TTGGTCCAATTAGAATCAGATCAGCTATCTAATTACGAATGCTGTCAGCAATGTGGTCTTGCTCTTGAAGTTAGTGAGCTGACAAAAAAATGCTGCCGAGAGTGCATCACTAACCCACCCTACTTTGATGAAACTCACTGTCTTGATCGCTACGAGGGTAGATTGCAGGCTGCCTTGCATCTCTTCAAATATCAGCGACGTCTTGCTTATGCACATGGACTGACATCAGCATGGAATCAACTGATGAGTCCGAGCTTAAATAATTTACGGGCAGACTATTTGCTACCAGTGCCACTAAGTCCAGAAAAATTGTGTTCTCGCGGCTTTAATCAAAGCTGGGAGTTAGCCAGGCGGATTGATTGTGACAAACGTATCCATAAAAACCCACACATCTTAAAACGCTATCACCATACCCAGCATCAGGCCAAAGAGAATCGTGCTAATCGTCAAATTGCTATTCAAGATATGTTTTACATCAACCCTCAATTTCAAGGGCAACTAGAATCCGCTACAGTAATTGTGTTTGACGATGTCATGACTAGTGGTGCAACCTTAAATGAAATCGCCCGCGTATTAAAGGACAATGGGGCATCTCATGTTACTAATTGGGTTCTTCTACGAACGCTGTACCCAACCTCAAGAAATTAA
- a CDS encoding rhodanese-like domain-containing protein → MNFLTQIDNLALIALLLVTGAALFLPALSTLISGKGLSPTEATIWINRRKAAVLDLRPASDFKIGHLPGSKHILADQIPSGIDKLKLDRNNPIILVCQSGANARKLVPELNKLGFPEVAVLDGGVQGWQAAALPLVK, encoded by the coding sequence ATGAACTTTCTCACACAAATTGATAATTTAGCGCTTATTGCCCTCCTGCTGGTTACGGGCGCAGCGCTTTTCCTTCCTGCATTATCTACGCTTATTAGCGGAAAAGGCTTATCACCTACAGAGGCGACTATTTGGATTAATCGTCGTAAAGCAGCCGTTTTGGACTTACGTCCAGCATCCGATTTTAAGATTGGCCATTTACCAGGATCTAAGCATATTTTGGCTGATCAAATTCCATCTGGAATTGATAAGCTCAAGCTAGATCGTAACAATCCCATTATTTTGGTCTGTCAGTCTGGTGCAAACGCTCGCAAGCTTGTCCCAGAGCTTAATAAGCTGGGGTTCCCAGAGGTTGCAGTCCTAGATGGCGGCGTTCAAGGTTGGCAAGCCGCAGCCTTGCCATTGGTTAAATAA
- the grxC gene encoding glutaredoxin 3, translating into MPPVTMYSTQVCPYCVMAEKLLHKKGVANLEKILIDRDPAQREIMMTRTGRRTVPQIYIGETHVGGYDDLVALDRAGQLDPLLA; encoded by the coding sequence ATGCCACCAGTCACGATGTATAGCACTCAGGTTTGCCCATATTGCGTTATGGCAGAGAAGCTTCTGCACAAGAAGGGTGTTGCCAATTTAGAGAAGATTCTGATTGACCGGGATCCTGCGCAGCGCGAGATCATGATGACCCGCACTGGTCGTCGTACAGTGCCACAAATTTACATTGGTGAGACTCATGTTGGTGGTTATGACGACCTAGTTGCCTTAGATCGCGCCGGCCAACTTGATCCACTGCTAGCTTAA
- the coxB gene encoding cytochrome c oxidase subunit II yields the protein MNLFGKVTRASLYLVAAFGTAFARAAEDMRGGPAVNQLNFTAPATKIMAEIHWLHWMMLVICALIFIGVFGVMFYSILKHRKSLGAKSASFHESTTVEIIWTVIPLLIVIGMALPATKTVVAMKDTTNSDITIKTTGYQWKWGYDYIKGEGEGISFLSTLATSRESINNLAPKSNTYLMEVDNEMVVPVGKKIRIITTANDVIHAWAVPAFGVKQDAIPGFVRDTWFRAEKIGTYRGQCSELCGAQHAFMPIVVRVVSQEDYTKWVDEKKKEMGSASDDPSKVYTLDEQKERGAKVYAANCAACHQPNGKGAGAFPALDGSKMVLGPKAGQYNILINGKGAMPKWAGVISDGDIAAVMTYTRNAWGNKTGEVIQTQDIVSARAGK from the coding sequence ATGAATTTATTTGGAAAAGTCACTAGGGCTTCGCTCTATTTAGTAGCAGCCTTTGGCACAGCATTTGCACGTGCTGCTGAAGATATGCGAGGTGGTCCAGCAGTAAATCAGCTGAATTTCACTGCCCCAGCCACAAAAATCATGGCAGAGATTCATTGGTTGCATTGGATGATGTTGGTCATTTGCGCTTTGATATTTATTGGCGTTTTTGGTGTCATGTTTTATTCAATCCTGAAGCACCGTAAATCTTTGGGCGCCAAATCCGCGTCATTTCACGAGAGCACCACTGTTGAGATTATTTGGACAGTGATCCCATTGCTGATTGTTATTGGTATGGCTTTGCCAGCAACCAAAACGGTTGTAGCAATGAAAGACACCACCAATTCTGATATCACCATTAAGACTACTGGCTATCAGTGGAAGTGGGGTTACGACTACATCAAAGGCGAAGGCGAAGGAATTAGTTTCTTATCCACCTTGGCTACTTCCCGTGAATCTATTAACAATCTTGCCCCAAAATCGAATACCTATTTGATGGAAGTGGACAACGAGATGGTGGTTCCAGTTGGTAAAAAGATTCGCATTATTACAACAGCAAATGATGTGATTCATGCCTGGGCAGTGCCAGCATTTGGTGTGAAGCAGGATGCAATTCCTGGTTTTGTTCGTGACACCTGGTTCCGTGCAGAAAAAATCGGCACTTATCGTGGTCAATGTTCAGAGCTGTGCGGCGCACAACATGCTTTTATGCCGATTGTTGTTAGAGTCGTCTCCCAAGAGGACTACACCAAATGGGTAGACGAGAAGAAAAAAGAAATGGGCTCCGCTTCGGATGATCCATCTAAGGTTTACACCTTGGATGAACAGAAAGAGCGTGGCGCCAAGGTTTATGCAGCTAACTGCGCAGCATGCCACCAGCCAAACGGCAAAGGTGCTGGCGCCTTCCCGGCCTTGGATGGTAGCAAGATGGTGCTGGGACCAAAAGCTGGCCAATACAACATTCTTATCAATGGTAAGGGTGCAATGCCTAAGTGGGCTGGCGTGATTTCTGATGGCGATATTGCTGCAGTGATGACTTATACCCGTAATGCATGGGGTAACAAAACGGGCGAAGTGATTCAGACCCAAGATATTGTCTCTGCGCGTGCTGGCAAGTAA
- a CDS encoding NAD(P)H-dependent glycerol-3-phosphate dehydrogenase, with translation MKVTLLGAGSWGTAMAAQAARYLQPGDVSLWSRSVEQIEDMQKSGVNTGYLPGAALPQGLQLEVSFERAIERLSKNDLLVIATPMSGLSETVAQVLRLAKHPLNIVWLCKGLEPNSALLPHQIVEREDQLYSHGIRHSYGALSGPSFAQEVGNGMPCALTIASKSNALCDIVQGAFHHGNMRIYASDDLVGVELGGAIKNVLAIAAGIGDGLDLGLNARAAVLTRGLAEMMRLVKAAGGRPETCMGLTGVGDLILTATGDLSRNRRVGLALAAGKPLPEILDNLGHVAEGVLCASAVGDLATRLGVEMPITAMMGEVLSGKLSPQEAVKKLMGRDPKLEV, from the coding sequence ATGAAAGTGACGCTGCTTGGAGCTGGTTCATGGGGCACAGCTATGGCAGCGCAAGCTGCACGCTATCTTCAGCCGGGCGACGTTAGTCTTTGGTCTCGAAGCGTTGAGCAAATTGAGGATATGCAAAAGTCAGGTGTAAATACAGGCTATTTACCCGGTGCTGCCTTGCCTCAGGGCCTGCAATTAGAAGTGAGTTTTGAGAGAGCCATCGAGCGCCTTTCTAAAAATGATCTTTTGGTGATTGCTACCCCGATGTCTGGTTTATCAGAAACAGTGGCGCAGGTATTGCGCCTCGCAAAACATCCGCTCAATATTGTTTGGTTGTGCAAGGGCTTAGAGCCCAACTCTGCCTTATTGCCGCACCAAATAGTGGAACGCGAAGATCAGCTATATAGCCATGGCATACGTCATTCTTACGGCGCTCTATCAGGACCTAGTTTTGCACAAGAAGTTGGTAATGGTATGCCTTGTGCATTAACCATTGCTAGCAAATCCAATGCCTTGTGTGACATTGTTCAGGGCGCTTTCCATCACGGCAATATGCGCATCTATGCCAGCGATGATTTGGTTGGTGTCGAACTAGGTGGCGCTATTAAAAACGTTTTAGCGATTGCAGCTGGCATTGGTGATGGTTTAGATCTTGGTTTAAATGCACGCGCTGCAGTATTAACTCGTGGCCTCGCAGAAATGATGCGTTTAGTAAAGGCGGCTGGTGGTAGACCAGAGACCTGTATGGGTTTAACTGGTGTAGGCGATTTGATCTTGACGGCTACTGGAGATCTCTCTCGTAATCGTCGCGTTGGTTTGGCGCTTGCAGCAGGAAAACCCCTGCCTGAAATTTTGGATAACTTAGGGCATGTTGCTGAGGGTGTCTTATGTGCCTCTGCTGTCGGCGATCTCGCTACGCGTTTGGGTGTTGAGATGCCAATTACTGCAATGATGGGCGAGGTCTTATCTGGAAAACTATCGCCACAGGAAGCGGTTAAAAAACTAATGGGGCGCGATCCCAAGCTTGAAGTGTAA
- a CDS encoding class I SAM-dependent methyltransferase, protein MTQSIRWLQDEIATRMLQKLDIVKLEPQDILLIPDFPGVHSSFLTKRFPGIRFHSAPECELSGFNLLKLRVARFWNSRMKLVSLISLDDYKKTGRINLPSNSVDLVVSVLLIQDLVDPKHFLQECWRVLKEGGLLTFSYLGPDTAKELRSELLAQQLPIQNLASPWDMHDMGDALLGERFSDPVMDMEFLGLEYDSDSVLLSDARAFNLLGSNYQDSAIATQLPQKLTLEVVYGHAWALGKNLAKAQDDVAYIGLNQIGRKTRNDSA, encoded by the coding sequence ATGACCCAATCAATCAGATGGCTTCAGGACGAAATTGCAACGCGCATGTTGCAAAAATTAGATATCGTGAAATTAGAGCCACAAGACATCTTGTTGATTCCAGATTTCCCTGGGGTACATAGTTCTTTTCTGACAAAACGCTTTCCAGGAATTCGTTTTCACAGTGCCCCAGAATGCGAGCTATCGGGTTTTAATTTACTTAAATTGAGAGTGGCTCGTTTTTGGAATTCAAGAATGAAGTTGGTATCCCTGATTTCTCTGGACGACTACAAGAAAACAGGCCGCATTAATCTTCCTAGTAATTCTGTAGATTTAGTAGTGAGTGTTCTCTTGATTCAGGATTTAGTTGACCCAAAGCATTTTTTGCAGGAGTGCTGGCGAGTACTGAAAGAAGGTGGATTACTAACATTTAGCTATCTGGGTCCAGATACTGCCAAAGAGCTCAGATCCGAACTCTTGGCGCAACAATTACCCATTCAAAACTTGGCTAGCCCTTGGGATATGCACGATATGGGAGATGCCCTGTTGGGTGAGCGTTTTTCTGACCCAGTGATGGATATGGAGTTCTTGGGTTTGGAATATGACTCTGACAGCGTCCTTCTATCAGACGCAAGGGCATTCAATTTGCTTGGTTCTAACTATCAAGATAGCGCCATAGCTACTCAGTTACCTCAAAAACTGACTTTAGAGGTGGTTTATGGGCATGCTTGGGCTTTGGGTAAGAACCTCGCCAAGGCGCAAGATGATGTCGCTTATATTGGTTTAAATCAAATCGGGCGCAAGACTAGGAATGATTCTGCTTAA